The bacterium genomic sequence GCGGCCTCTTCGAGAGCGCGGGGGACGCCTCGCTCCTCCTCGACAAGACCCCGGCCTACGCACTCTCCCTGGATTTCCTGGCACGGCTCTACCCCCTGGCGAAGTTCATCGTCCTGACCCGCCACCCCGTCGCGGTCTGGTCCTCGTACGTCGACTCCTTCTTCGACGGCGACGATGCCGTGGCCCACGCGCACAACCCGCTGCTCGAGCGCTACGTCCCCGCGATCGCTCGTTTCCTCCGCGAGCAGCGCGTGCCCTACCACCGCGTCCAATACGAGAATCTGGTTCAGGAACCCGAGGAAAATGCCCGCCAGATCTGCGATTTCCTGGGAATCGAATTCGAGGCCGGCATGGTCGACTACGGCGCCGCCCCGAACGCCCGCGGCGAATCGACCCGCGGCCTCGGGGACCCCACGAACGTCGCCCAGCAGAGCCGGCCGACGACCGACAGCCTCTCCAAGTGGGCGAAGGCCGCGACCGGCCAGCCCGAACGGGTGGGCCTCTATCAGGAGATCGTGGCTCGCCTCGCCGACGAGGACCTCGAGACCTGGGGCCATCCCCGGGCCGACATCGTCCGCGAGCTCGAGGCCATCGACCTGGCAGGCAAGCCCGCTCCCCGCCCCAGGCTCACCCGCTACGCCCTCGAGCGCCGGGTGCTCGTGGGGGTGCGCCGCCGGATCCGGCCGGAGAATGGCCTCGGCCGGCTGGTGAAGAAGGTGCGCGAAGTCTGCGACGTCCTGCTGCGCTGAGCGGGCGGCGGGCGGCATCGCGCCGGCAGCCTGACCGAATCCGCTCACGCGCCCCGCGCCCCCGGCCGATCAGGGGAGCGCCCACCGCGCACCGCCGTGGAAGACTCCACCTGCGGGGCGTGCGGGACCGACCGGGAGACTGCTATACATGGCGCCCATGGAAGAACGCATCATCCGACCCGCGACGAGCTTCGGCGCTGCCGAGCAGAACGACCAGCCCAAGCGCTTCGAGCGCCCCGCCGCCCAGGAGATCTCCCTGTGCTGCGAGATCTCGGCGTACGCGCCGGACGGCGACGACACCCCTCTTTTTTGAGGTGGGGATCCATTGTGCAGAGTTCGCCGCGAGGGTGAGCTCTGCGACGTTGTGGCGTCCTGGTTCGGGGCTGGGGTGCTAGGCACGAACGCGGTTGCTGGCGGTGTCCGGTGATCCGTTTCTTGCCACCATGAAGACATCGAGGCGAGTTCCCTTTGAGGGGCTCGCCTCGTTTCGTTTGGCGCAGCGTCTCGGATCAGAGCTCCTGGGAAACGCGGTCGACGATTCGCTTCATGCGGGGGTGGGCGATCAGCGCGAG encodes the following:
- a CDS encoding sulfotransferase, whose translation is MQDRLVFLIGSPRSGSTLLSRVLGAHSAIFAPEEPHLITPLAHLGYYDAVEEAPYDPVITRTAARALVAALPNGEADYLEALRSYTDKIYGGLFESAGDASLLLDKTPAYALSLDFLARLYPLAKFIVLTRHPVAVWSSYVDSFFDGDDAVAHAHNPLLERYVPAIARFLREQRVPYHRVQYENLVQEPEENARQICDFLGIEFEAGMVDYGAAPNARGESTRGLGDPTNVAQQSRPTTDSLSKWAKAATGQPERVGLYQEIVARLADEDLETWGHPRADIVRELEAIDLAGKPAPRPRLTRYALERRVLVGVRRRIRPENGLGRLVKKVREVCDVLLR